The genome window TTTTATATAGGAACTTTGGAAAGCCATTACACAAAGCCATTCTCCCCAAAACTTGTTTCCCTTTGGGTAGCCTCTCCCCTCTACATGTTGACCTGTTTACTGATTCTGCAGCCTAGAATTGCCACCACAtccatgaatatatatatatatatatatatatatatatatatatattttttttttttttaatattttatttatttgacagaaatcacaactaggcagagaggcaggcagagagaggaggaagcaagctcctttatgagcagagagcccgatgtgaggctagatcccaggaccctgggattatgacctgagccgaaggcggaggctttaacccactgagccacccaggcacccccaggcttCTCATTTTTATATCATGAATTTAACTGCCATAGATGTCATCGTGTATGAAGTTTCCGATTACTTCTGTCAACTTTTACAATTTTCTATATTCAATTACTGGTTTGGAATATACGTTGCAGAAGTGTAATTtgtgcaaagaaatgaaatcatgaaaacaGATGATGTAAATGGCTGGCTACAAGTAGCCTGACACTGATGGCATAGCAAGTGTGAAATTGGAAGGAGAAGTTAGAGGATGGCCAGATCATGAAGGACTTTCTGTGTCAAGCTAAAAAGTTTTTGTTAGTCATGAAGAAACATTAAGGAATCTTAAAGGAGGGTGTGATACTATCATTTTGGAAAGATGACTTTAACAACAGTGTGGAGACTGGATATGTTAtagagtgagggaaagagaatgagcaagaaTGGAGGCCACAGGCCATTTAGTACACAACTGTGTGGTGTCAGTGAATTTTAACAGTGGGAGATAGCTTCcttttttaattgttcattttatttttcccttgtgtGCTCATGAGCATAAATTGGgaaaacatactaaaaaaaatgaactctacttctgaaactaataataccctATATGTTGATTAACACTTTGAATAAAAAAGTAAGGTTAAAGATAGAATGAAAAACCATTGAAAGGTTTTAAGGGGTATGATTTAAATTTTGACAGTCTTAAAGTCCCCTAATGAATTCTATAACAGTGCAAACCATGTAATATTAATTTTCACAGCACATTTTGCTAAATCGAAACAGtttaatgtcattttaatttcacCACTTCAAGAAAGGTCCTAGAAAGAGCACGCTATCTCAAGAGAAATCGTGACTTGAAAAGGTTCGCGAACCTCTACCCAAGTAGAAAGGCCCAGCCAGCCAGAAACCACAAAGTCTGCAGACACCAAATGGCAAAGTCTTTCATGGCACTGGGGACCAGAGGTCATGGTATACTTCCAATGACAAGtccaagagaagagaagagaagtccAAAAGTCAGTACTGTTACCCGGTTTTCATGGGAATGCTTGTGAATTCCAGAACCACAGAGCAGACACGAAGCTACGGGTGGAAAACagactcagtcagttgaaccCCATCGCACTTGCGCAGGGCGACGGACAAAGATACCTACTACCACCCAGGCTCCGCACTGTTCCACTTTCGACTTCCCTGCCCCGCCCAGGCCTTACGGGGCAGTGGTTTCCAGCCGGGATAAATCCATAAGGCTACCTTGGGTTGAGAGTTCTTAGGAATGGAGTTGGGCACTATTGCCAGTTGTGGTGGGCTGAGTATCCAAACCTTCCAGCCTGCTCTGCCCTGTCACACTAGAGGCACTTCCAGGGCAAGCAGAGGTTTAggcttgatttgtttttattgataGGCTGAAGCTAGGAATTGTAGATGCATTTACTGGAGATCTCACAGGTCTCAAACGGAACCTCTTGGAGCTCTTGGTACTGCCTACAGTGAGGTCACAAAACTAGGGGCTGAGCCAGGAAGATTTTAAATGACGGGAGGGGCTTGGAATCAAATTCCTTAAGGATGTGGGAGCTTGGATCACTTTATAGTCTCTCCtatagaagtttttgtttttgcaaaaacaaaaaacaaaaacaaaacaaaacagaaaaaccccacaaaactgtCTTTACTGGACCCTTCTTACACATTTTCATCCAGAAAGTCAAACCCACTGAGATGCTAGCATTTTGCCTCAATGAAGATGTAAAGGGAAATTCTGTAACTAATATGATTTTCCTCACTTGCTGGACTGGTACATAGTTTAATGTCTATGACAACtgtggatctttaaaaaaaaataacgtaTTTCAGCCattacaaaatcaaaatgaagtaATGGCGGCAAGACTAAACAACTTGGGTATCAAGGAGTACTTGGAGAAGATTGGTAGAACAGAACTGGTATTGGTAAATTTCTAAATTCCAAGCTCAACATCTATGAAGATGATAGCAAAACAGAGCCCAATCAGGGCCACTAAACATAATTCAATCCTAATTCAGTGTGAACAACATATTTTATTCAAAGGAAtacacaaatttgaaaaaaaaagtattaatgttATAGTAGTGGGATCAtcagtattcatttaaaaatgtctttggagaggggcacctggttggctcagtctgttaagcatgaaattattttttttctttgttaaattttttatttcttttcagcataacagtattcattgtttttgcaccacacccagtgctccatgcaatccgtgccctctctaatacccaccacctggttcccccaacctcccaccccccatcccttcaaaaccctcagattgtttttcagagtccatagtctctcatgattcacctcctcttccaattttcctcaactcccttctcctctccatctccccttgtcctccatgctatttgttatgcataatactccatagtgtatatggaccacatcttcttatccattcatccgttgaagggcatcttggttctttccacagtttggcgaccgtggccattgctgttatgaacatcgaggtacagatggcccttcttttcactacatctgtatcttttccaaagtggctgcaccaacttgcattcccaccaatagtgtaagagggttcccccttctccacatcctctccaacacatgtttcctgtcttgctaattttgtccattttaactggtataaggtggtatctcaatgtggttttaatttgaatctccctgatggctagtgatgatgaacatttttttcatgtgtctgatagccatttgtatgtcttcattggagaagtgtctgttcatatcttctgcccattttttgacatgattatctgttttgtgtgtgttgagtttgaggagttcattatagatcctggatatcaaccttttgtctgtactgtcatttgcaagtatcttctcccattctgtgggttgcagaaacttttgatcttgtttgtttgtgcagaaacttttgactGTTTgtttgtgcagaaacttttgatcttgaagtcccaaaagttcatcttcacttttgtttcctttgactttggagacatatcttgaaagaagttgctgtggctgatatcaaagaggttactgcctatattctcctctaggattccgatggattcctgtctcatgttgaggtcttttatccattttgagtttatctttatgtatggtgtaagagaatgattgagtttcattcttctacatatagctgtccagttttcccagcaccatttattgaagagactgtcttttttccactgtatattttttcctgttctgtcgATTATTTattcatagagttgagggtccatatctggactctctactctgttccactggtctatgtgtttgttttgatgccagtaccatgctgtcttggtgatcacagctttgtagtaaagcttgaaatcagttaatgtgatgctgccagtttttttttttttttgttttattttacaacatttccttagcaattcggggtctcttctgattccatacaaattttaggattatttgctccagctctttgaaaaataccggtggaattttgatcagaatggcattaaaagtatagattgctctaggtagtatagacattttaacaatgtttattcttctgatccaagagcatggaatggtcttccatctttNNNNNNNNNNNNNNNNNNNNNNNNNNNNNNNNNNNNNNNNNNNNNNNNNNNNNNNNNNNNNNNNNNNNNNNNNNNNNNNNNNNNNNNNNNNNNNNNNNNNttccaacatttccttagcaattcggggtctcttctgattccatacaaattttaggattatttgctccagctctttgaaaaataccggtggaattttgatcagaatggcattaaaagtatagattgctctaggtagtatagacattttaacaatgtttattcttctgatccaagagcatggaatggtcttccatctttttgtatcttcttcaatttttttcatgagtgttctgtagttccttgagtacagttcctttacctctttggtaaggtctattcccaggtatcttatggttcttggtgctatcataaatggaatcaattctctaatttccctttctatattttcattgttagtgtataataaagccactgatttctgtacattgactttgtattcttccacgttgctgaattgctgtatgagttctagtagtttgggggtggagtcttttgggttttccatataaagaatcatgtcatctgtgaagagagagagtttgacttcttcattgcctatttggataccttttatttctctttgttgtctgatagcatgagattcttaattttggctcaggtcatgatctcagggttgtgagatcaagtccctccTAGGTCTCCACGCTCTGTGCAAtaggcttgggattctctctcaccctttgcGCCTTACCCttgctcatgcacactctctcaaaatatatatttaatatgtctTTGGTTACATTGTTTTTCAATGAGGTGTAAAAAACAAGTGGTCAGGTCTATTTCCTACTCACATTCAATACCATTTGTTGCCAGCATACAGTGTGCTACTTTTTACAGACTACTTGTCCCCCCAAGCATACTAAGTAGTTAGGGGATACGGTCCAGTAAATAATTCCTGTAAGTGTTGTAAACGTCTAAGTATGTGGAATTTAGTACATAGATTTTCTCAGTCTTGTCAGAGGTGGCTTTCTAGAGAAAGAACTCTTTCTACTTGAAGGAGTGAAAATTAGCTAGATGAAGGGGAAGAGGTCTCCATGAATAGGAAATATCATATGGATATGAGCTAAGCACACATGGTAGATGGATAGATGGGAACCTGGAAGCTGCTGCATGGCTGACATGGAATTCAAAGGTTGCAGTGCAAGAGAACATTAGAACTTTCATGCAAGACAAGCTGTTTCAGAGTTTAGATTTCACTTAAAAGTTTATGGGGAGTCTTTGAAAGTTTAAAGCATTTGTGTGCAATAatcaaaatttgtatttcaaaaagaTCCTCTGCCTGCATTTTACAGAATTTCAAGGCAGAGAGACTAGGTGAAGTAATGTAAGAGAGAAGACAGTAACCAGAAACATAAATATAGTACCAGTAGGCATATATGCAGATAGATACAAGGAAGAGTCtgaaaggttttgtttgtttatttgtttgagtctGAAAGATTTGGTGAGCATTTTAACTAAGGCACAGGCCAACCTGTggtacaaaagaaacaaaacaacaaaacaaggagcTTCTACATGActgaagtttatttctctctaacTGGAGGTAGATGGGTGGCCCAGGATTCCACTCCTAATACTGGATTCCACTTGTAGTCCACTGCCGTCACTACAGTTTTCACGGTTCTCCAaccagcagagagaggaaaacctgTCAGGAGAATAGAATGATGCCTAGCTGCTTGACGGGCAAGACTTGGAAGTGACAAACATCATTTCTGTTCACATCCCATTGATGAGTACTTATTAACAGAAATTTACAGTTGGGTGGCTATGTGTCTAGCTAAACTTCTATAACaatgagaatgaataaatataatggaTAACAACTAGTAGAATCCCTTAGTAAGTCATGGGATATGGCATatgggcacagagagagggggcaggttTTTGAGATTCCCTGCATTGAGGCTGAATGGCAAagatcttcccatttatttgtgtcttcaatttctttcatcaatgtctgatagttttcaatgtacagatctttcatctccttggttaaatttatccatagatattttattcttttcatgcaGTTGTTAATGGGATCCTATTTACAACCccatgaaacaataaaatatctatgGGTAAATTtgagaaggcaaaaataaatgggaagatcttccatgctcatggcttagaagaattaatactgttaaaatgtccatatcaCCCAAAGAaactacagattcagtgcaaccaacccctatcaaaatcccagtggcatttttcacagaaacagaaaaaaaaaattctaaaatttgtatggaaccacaagagactctgaACAGtaaaagtaatcttgagaaagaagagcaaagctgtaGGTATTACAtttcctgacttcaagctatattacaaagctatagtaaccaaaacagtatggtattagcataaacacagacataaatatcaatggaagagaacaagtgcccagaaataagccctcatatatatatggtcagttaatttgctacaaaggagccaagaatatacaatggtgaAAGGATAGTCTCCTCAATCAACaatgctaggaaaactggacagtcatatggaaaaaaggatgaaaatggaccacccttataccatacacaaaagttaaataaaaagtggattaaagacctgaaacCTTAGAACAAATGAACAGAGAATAATTTTGCACATTAACTCATCGTTAAGTGTTCATACTCCAGTAtaccttttctatttttgaataAGATATGAGCTTTTACAAAATACTACCACCATCATTCTTTGGGAATCTCTCCAATATGAATATTTTGGGGCATATTAATGATAAGTTTCTTGGCTCAAGATCCTAAAGGTAACTTACAGAAATAACTTACAGCAGAACAAGGAAACTAGTGAACAGAGTACTATGACACTTTATTGACCTCTTAGTATTTGGAATAAATGACAGACCCAAGAATATGGATGTCCCTCCAGCCTACATTCCAaagagtacttttaaaaatgaagatgtgaCAACCATATACAGAATCCACTTGCCATTGCAGTTGATAATCCTCTTCCAATTCTAGTCCCCACTCAGCATCATGAGAGCCAAGATATATCATGGAGTAATTTGTCATTCCTGTGGTCTCTAACATTAATTCAGAGAGTTCAGTCTTTAGAAGTATTCCTATATTCCCGTGAGCTCCTGGTTTCTCATGACCTTCTCGTAAGGACTAAAAGTTTGAGTTTTATTAAATATCAATTCCAAGGATACTGATTGCTTGGCTCCTCCCTAATATCTACTTCAATAAGTCATGTGAATATAAGGATGCCACAGGTTCCATTTATGAACTAGGAATGATGATGGCAAATGGATTATCAGAATAATGACAGGCAAAGACTTGTATGGTGATACATTTTACTCTAAACCCTTGTGGCTTCATTTGGGAATAGATTCCTACGCAATAACAGATTTCTCTCCAATATTAATTCTGCCATATGAGTTATGAATCCCTATTATGAGGAAGGGATATGAGGAAGAATCCCTGACAAATGTTTTCTTGCATTTACTCTATTCACAGGATTCCCTCTAGTATAAATTCATTGATGTTAAATTCATTGTTGTCTGTGTGTCTTCCTTTTACAGGATTTTTCTTGAGTATgaagtttttggtgttttttaagGTTTGAACTCCTGTTGAAGGTTTTCTCACATACCTTACATTTGaaaggtttctctcctgtatgaaTCATTTGATGTCGAATAAGGGAGGAGCTCCGGCTGAAGGATTTTCCACAGTTAACACATTCATAGGGATTATCTCCAGAATGAAGTCTTGAATTTTTATTACTGTCTTCACTCTCACTGAAAGCTTTCCTACATTTACTGCCTTCACAGACCTTTGCATCAGTATGAATTTTTTGATGCTTAGTAAGGTTTGTACGTCTGTTGAAGAAtctcccacattcactgcatttatagggtttctctcctgtgtgaatgATCTGATGTCGAATGAGGGATGAACTCCGGCTGAAGGCTCTCCCACATTGATAGCATTCATAGGAATTCACTGAGGTATGACTTTCTGGGTCTTGAATATCTATACTCAGGCTCAAGGCATTCCCACATTCATTATATTCTGCATATTGCTTACCTGAGTCTAAGTTAAATTTGAAGTTAGTTTTAAACTTACCATAGTCTGAGGACCCCTTTCTCATAGGATTTCCTTGTTGTATACCCAAAATTGAATTAACTGACTTAACATCTAAACTTTTCTTATTCTCACTAACTTCAAAGTTTCCCACCTCAGTGTAGACTGTTTTATGAACAAAAGCTTCTTCTGGCAAATTTATGTCCCAGTGTTCCTGGTTCCTATATAACCAATCATCACTCATCCAAGCATCTAAAGAAGGGGATCTACTTTTGGTCAGTCTTGTCATATTCACTCCAGGAGAGgattttttcccattaattctCTGCTTTGGAATTGAATCTTGGttttctgaaattctctctctgtctaaaaagaaattaaaaattccatGAATTAGAAGAAGGGAAATTGTTTAATTAGGAAAGGGATGCTAAAACACATAAGGGATATGCATATTTTATAGGCCTTCAATACACAATGGAAATGTAAGATGAGATTAGAAAAAGAactatagaagaaataaaagggataaaAGTATTAAAAGGGAGGTTAGGAGATCATAAAATTGAGGAGAGCTATTCAGGAATATTACAGAGAATACACAGGGCTTGGGAAAATATCAAGCATATGAAACATCAtagttcaaattattttattattactggtTCATAACTAGTCTGTGTGGGTTATATCTAGCCTTCCTTTCTCTAGCATCTTGCTTTTGCCTCTCTTAACCTACACTGTTCATCAATAATAAATACATCcttctaaaatagaaatttaatcatatctttaaaaacatgtctaCGTTTATAGGCACCACATCTTAGCCAGCTACAACAAACTTGTAATCAGTGCTTCTATTTTCCATACAAGCTGCAATTATCCCCATATTtaacaaaggcaggaaaaaaaaaaaactataatcaaAAGTAGCAGAGAAACCATCCTTTTTCTTGGACCaaaccaatcttgaaaaagaaaaacaaaactggtggtaTCAAAACATACTGTGCAAAgttgcagtaatcaaaacagaatggtactCAACGGAACAAAAtagccagaaataaacccatacctTTATGATCAATTGATCTATGATAAAGTTAGTAAGAATATAAATtgggaaaaagacagtgtcttcaacaaatggtgttgggaaaactaaacagctacatgcaaaagaatgacactggacccTTTTCTTATACTACATACAcaataaacccaaaatggattaaagatctaaatgtgagacctgaaaccataaaattcctaacagaaaacataggcagaaatttctctgacatcagccataacaatatttttcttgatatgtctcctttggcaaggaaaataaaagcagaaataaacaattgggactacaGCAAggtaaaaatcttttgcacagtgaaggaagccatcaacaaaattaagagcaacctactgaatgggaaagatattttcaaatgacatattcaataaagggttagaatccaaaatatataggaacTTAAACAACTCAACATGACAAAAACTAACAACAATCCAATTAATAATTGcacagaggacttgaatagacattcttccaaaaaagacaatagatggccaacagacacatggaaagatgttcagcatcactcatgatcagagaaatgtaaatcaaaaccacaatgagatatcatctcacactggtcagaatggttaatcagaaacacaaaaaataacagtgctggcaaagatgtagagaaaaaggaactcttgtgcactgctggGGGAATGCcagctggtatagccactatagaaaatggtatggaggttcctcaaaaacttaaaaatagaaattctacatgatccagtaattccactagtgggtttttagccaaagaaaatgaaaacactaattcaaaaagatatatgcagaaTTATTATGTTTACTACACAATTATTTGCAAAAGCCAAGATAATAGAGGCAaccaaaatatcatttaaaagaggaatggataaagaagatatttatagaggggtgtgtgtgtgtgtgtgtgtacgtatgcaCAAAAAACAAGAGTCTTAAATATAATGAACAAACCGGTGCTTGCCaaaggggaggtgtgggggggaaatgggtgaggagggagacaaaccataagtgactcttaatttcacaaaacaaactgagggttgctgggggggNNNNNNNNNNNNNNNNNNNNNNNNNNNNNNNNNNNNNNNNNNNNNNNNNNNNNNNNNNNNNNNNNNNNNNNNNNNNNNNNNNNNNNNNNNNNNNNNNNNNNNNNNNNNNNNNNNNNNNNNNNNNNNNNNNNNNNNNNNNNNNNNNNNNNNNNNNNNNNNNNNNNNNNNNNNNNNNNNNNNNNNNNNNNNNNNNNNNNNNNNNNNNNNNNNNNNNNNNNNNNNNNNNNNNNNNNNNNNNNNNNNNNNNNNNNNNNNNNNNNNNNNNNNNNNNNNNNNNNNNNNNNNNNNNNNNNNNNNNNNNNNNNNNNNNNNNNNNNNNNNNNNNNNNNNNNNNNNNNNNNNNNNNNNNNNNNNNNNNNNNNNNNNNNNNNNNNNNNNNNNNNNNNNNNNNNNNNNNNNNcggattgcatggagcactgggtggggtgaaaaaataatgatactgttatgctgaaaataaataaatgaaaaaaaaatacatgcagatTCTTTGACACCCTCCCATAGAGAAGtggagtttatttttcttccccttgagAATGGGCTACTCCTGTGACTGCTTAGCCAACAGAATATGGTAGAAGTGATACCACGCCACTTCTGGGCTTGGCCTTTGGGGAGACTGACAATTTTCAGTTCCTCTCAGGAAATACCCAAAACTTGGCTGGCATGCTATGAGAAACCCATGCCTCAAGGAGAGGCCACATGGAGGTGCTCTGGTCCACAGGGCTGAAGTTCCCAGTGACAGCCAGCATCAACTTCTACCCATGTGATGAGCCATCTTGACCATTCCATCCCAGCACAACACTGTATCCTCAGCCAACATCATGTGGATCCTGAGAACTCCTAAGTCAACTCACAAAACTGTGAGACTTAATAAAATGATTGCTATTTCCCATCAGTAAATTTTGGGGCAATTTGTTAGAAAAAACAGGTAACTGAAACAGAAGCTATTCTGGCAGTATTTACTGAATGGCAAAATTCCTAAATGTATTTCTCTAAGCAAATCTTTGATGTTCTCATACTTCTATAGCACATAACTTCATTactcctattttaaaaatcaccttcatatattttttattttcaaatcacTTAGTTCTAACATATAGGAAAGctaccaatatttttattttatatctggcCACCTTACAAAACTCTTAACAGATGTAATAGTTTTCACAATGAGTTTCTTGGATTTTCTAAGTAGAAAGTTACCATTTACAAATAATAgcccctttccctcttttctactaattaaatttctcattttaaaaaaattcattagttATGTCTTTCAGGtcaacataaaataattatagcaaCACCCTCATCTATTGATTTTAGAGGAAACACTACTGTTTATCTTTACACCCATGATTTGTTTGCCTTTTGTGCTTAATAGATTTTGAGTAAATGTCTTATTCCTATTAATCCCAAAATCACAAACTATGCTTTACCTATAAGACTTTGTTCTTGTCTCTaatctgaaacaaaaatgaacactTTAAACCTTAGCCTATCATCCCAATCCTGGGTATCTGGAGACCAGCCCATGCCAAACCACCTCTGCCTTTCTTTGACCTATCTCAGtgtttcccccaaattctcaAATCATTCCAATGACTTTTTTACAGATTAAAATCCACAGGATTCTCTTTTTAAGGTTCTGACTACTTAATTAAGCTGTCCATAATTtggttttatattctttatccaaATTTACCTTAAACTGTTTATAATTAAACTTGGATCATTAGCACTTAAATCTAGATGTGCCTCTGATCATCTGATGAGCCTTTAAGTGTGTGTGCACGTATGTACATTCCATGTGGCTATGCTGGGCTTCTCACAAAGAGCAATGTCAAGCTAGCTGAAGTAGTGGGTGCTAACTCCAAGAGAAAGAGGTGGCAACTACAAATCCTATTACAGGCTAGACTTGGAACCAGCAGTGTCCCCTCTGCTGCACTGTATtgattaaacaaaatttaattcaaaGGGTGGGGAAACAAAATctgtatcctttttttcccctctaaccgaagtatagttgacacacaatatgacattagtttcaggaatacaaAGGTTGCATCTTGATGGAAAGAGTGACAAAGATTCTAGAGCCATCTTTAATTCACTGTAGTCCATTAactgttttggaaaataaactaCATTTACCAAGGTAAATTCCAGATTGATTGAAGTATTATATTTAAAGGATGAAATAGATGAAATCAGaataaaatcaggaaatatatttctaatttgggGATGGAAAAATTCTTATGCCTAAAAATAAGAGATATAAAGCACAGAGGGGTAGGGGGAATATATGTgataacataaatttaaaaatatgtttggcagacaccataaaaaaataataaaaaaactcaGCAATATTTCATTTGCCATAACTGTGATCAACAGTGGGTATTTCCATGAGATCTTACCTAAAAACCTCCAAAGTCTTAATAGATAGAGGACAAAAAGCCATTCACtgaaaatgaccaaaataaataaactaattttacCTTTCTCATAATCATACCAGTTTTTCCCTTTAGTTCCTACAGATATAAAGGTAGGGCAAAAAGACACATGTCtccggtgcctgggtggctcagttggttgagcgactgccttcggctcgggtcatgatcccggacttccaggactgagtcccgcattgggctctcagctccttgggcagtttgtttctccctctgaccttctcctctctcatgttctctcttactcattctctctcaaataaataaaatctttaaaaaaaaaaaaaaaaagagagagagagagacacggtcTCTACCTTCAGGGAACATAAAGCCTAATGTGGGAGACAAAGACCTATatagataaaagtaaaatataattgtgACAAATGCTAAAAAGAGATGATTATGGTCTTATAGGagtatataacagaaaaaaaacgAACCAAGACAGGCTTCCCTGAGGAAATGTGTATCTGAGATCTGAAGAAAGACAAGGAGTCAACTAGGCAAACAACAGAAAGAGCATTTTATGTAAGGACACTGCATGAACAGAAACCCTGAGATGGAGGGCAAGCCCCACTTGAGGGACATCTGGAATGTATGTCCTGTGGAATTCTTTTCTCTGCAGTCCTCCAACAACTATCAGAGTGCTGAGGACGCAGTAGA of Mustela nigripes isolate SB6536 chromosome 1, MUSNIG.SB6536, whole genome shotgun sequence contains these proteins:
- the ZNF215 gene encoding zinc finger protein 215 gives rise to the protein MQPLNKLMAISKPQNLIQREQSEVLKAEVSWQQESIPVMETYNSEASRQKFRHFQYLAVSGPHEALSQLWEFCLQWLRPDVHTKQQILELLVLEQFLTILPEDLRTWVNLQHPKNSKEVVSLIEEVIEMLKDEELSCKDSVLQKGSIKEKMEYDSLTGDSQEPVTFKDVIVEFNEEEWGQLDPAIKTLHRDVMLENYRNLNSLYQEHLFSKPVEISKLESKERRWTVEHKIPSTSVLDRERISENQDSIPKQRINGKKSSPGVNMTRLTKSRSPSLDAWMSDDWLYRNQEHWDINLPEEAFVHKTVYTEVGNFEVSENKKSLDVKSVNSILGIQQGNPMRKGSSDYGKFKTNFKFNLDSGKQYAEYNECGNALSLSIDIQDPESHTSVNSYECYQCGRAFSRSSSLIRHQIIHTGEKPYKCSECGRFFNRRTNLTKHQKIHTDAKVCEGSKCRKAFSESEDSNKNSRLHSGDNPYECVNCGKSFSRSSSLIRHQMIHTGEKPFKCKVCEKTFNRSSNLKKHQKLHTQEKSCKRKTHRQQ